From one Solanum stenotomum isolate F172 chromosome 12, ASM1918654v1, whole genome shotgun sequence genomic stretch:
- the LOC125847461 gene encoding uncharacterized protein LOC125847461 → MANKNLGNKLLVHQIDEDTFSVTADNGIAMVHLRSKICLCQEFDLDKIPCQHAMAALRQKFGDEYGKMIYEYSFPYYKVESYILAYADPIYPVPAEEFWNLPLKILERVIPPPEKKTKLGRKQLKRVPTIGEVISKKRNKCSLCKRFVHKKTSCPTRSNEVAGTSNGVVS, encoded by the coding sequence ATGGCTAATAAGAATCTGGGAAATAAATTATTGGTTCATCAAATTGATGAAGACACCTTCAGCGTCACCGCGGACAATGGAATCGCAATGGTCCATCTTCGAAGTAAAATATGTTTGTGTCAAGAGTTTGACTTGGATAAAATACCCTGTCAACATGCTATGGCTGCGCTCAGACAGAAATTTGGAGATGAATATGGCAAGATGATTTATGAGTACTCTTTTCCGTATTATAAGGTAGAGTCATATATACTTGCATATGCAGATCCAATCTATCCAGTGCCAGCTGAAGAATTTTGGAATCTTCCTCTGAAAATTTTAGAGAGAGTAATACCTCCACCTGAAAAGAAAACTAAACTGGGAAGGAAGCAACTGAAACGAGTACCTACTATAGGAGAAGTGAtttcaaagaaaagaaataaatgctCTCTATGTAAAAGATTTGTCCACAAAAAAACTTCATGTCCTACGAGATCGAATGAAGTTGCAGGAACAAGTAATGGTGTAGTTTCATGA